GAACCCCTACCTGTCGTGCGGGTGTCGCAGACGGCTGCGCGCGGGTCGACGAGCCGGGCGCGTGGTTCGACCGCGGTAATCTCGGCCGGAATCCTGGCCTCGGAAGCATTTACGACTGGATGAACCACGCGGGCAGGCGCCTGGCCCTCGGACGAACTCCGCGCCAATATTCAAGGTCGGAGTTGCCGGGTGTCAGCTAGCTCACAAGGCTTGTAACGCCCTGCAGCCATCGTCCGGAGCAGTTACGACATACATATTCGTACCGGGTGCTGACTTAATTTCGCCCGCGGTGTACATGGTCATGAGGTCTCTGCCGTCACTGTCGGCAACGCATATATAGGTGTCGGTCTCGGCGTCATAATCGAAGCTGTCCCAAGCCAATACGAACGCCAGGCAGTTGCCGTCGCGGTCTGCGACGATGAGCTTGTGCGCACCCGACTCCTTTAATAGCTCGGCATCCTGGGTGCACTGAGGGACCCGGTTATTGCGGACTTTTACGCTCTGCGACATTTGTGTACTCCTTAGCGACGTTGTCCCCGTCAGATCCGGGTGCTCAAATACTCCCAATCCGTCGGACATTACTCTTCGGATACCGCCCCGACCAGGGCATTACGGCCTCTCCCGTAGAGGTCGTAAGTCAGCGCAGAGCTGCCAACGTTCGTCACCGCTAGTCGCGATGTGAGCCGGGGTGCCAGGAGTGCAGGGACCCCAGCAGCGCGTTCTTCTTGTAGTGGTGATCGGTCATTCGCCGAAGGATGCTATCGAGAGCGACGACGGCGTCGTTGATATAAGGCCCCTTGTTGAGCATCGCGCATTCGGCCCGTTCGCTCATCGCTGCATCGCTGATTTCTGCGCGCGAGGGATTGCCTGTCTTGGCAAGCTGTTCGAGTATTTGAGTGGCCCAGATTACGGGCAGGTGTGCTGCCTCGCACAACCAAAGAATCTCTTCCTGCAACTCCGCGAGGCGCTCGTACCCGCACTCGACGGCAAGGTCCCCGCGCGCGATCATCACGCCGACGCGTGGATGCCGCATCGCGGTAAGCACAAGCTGCGGAAGATGTTCGAATGCTTGCCGGGTCTCAATTTTCAGCACGATCCCCAATGAGTCGCCGCCTAGGCTGCACAACGCATCCAGCAACTGTTCGACATCGGAAGGGTTTCGCACGAAAGACAATTCGACCAAGTCGGCCAGCTCGACCACCGTCGACAGGTCGGACAGGTCCTTCTCGGTCAGGGCGGAGATCGGGAGACTGGTGTCGGGCACGTTGACTCCCTTGCCACCTCGGAGGCGGGACCCCGTATCTGCCGCGTGGTCGATCCGTAGCCTCAGGACACCAGGACCCACGCTGACTATCGCGCCGCCGATCCGGCCGTCGTCGAAATGCACCTTGTCCCCAACTTGTGCATGGTCGAAGATCTCCGGCAGCGTGCAACCAATGCGCGGAACAGATTCGGTGATCAGCGGCGCCGGCGAACAATCGCTAGTCAATTCGAGAATGTCTCCACGATGTAGTACAAGGCTCTGTTCGGTTTGTGGTAGCTCTCCAAGGTGTGTCGAATCTTTGACGCCGCGGACGCGCAGCTCTGTCCCGGTGGCGAGGTAGGTGGTCTTGTCGGTAACGACGACGAATCCCGCTGGGACACCTGGTTTCTGATCAACGGCTTTCAGCGCCAGACTGCGCTTCGCGCCCCGGGTGTCGTGCAGGAGTAGAACGTCGTCGTCGTGGCGCCGGCTGAGCCATTCCCCAGACACGGGCAGCGACACCATGCCGGCTTCCGGTGGCTCGATCGGATGTTCCGCCGCAGTCAGCCATGCCCGCGCCGGGGCTGTTTCCTGCCCAAGCGCGTTCCTGCGTGGCCGGAGTTTCACGCAGCGCGGCCCGGGTTCAAGCGGGCCAGTCCGCAGTTTTGGCCCCGCAAGGTCCATCGCTACCAAGCAGACTCGGCCGGTCGCTGTGGCCGCTTGCCGGACGTGTTGCGCCATGCAGCGCCATGTCTCGGCGTCGTCGTGCGCGCAGTTGATTCGTGCGATGTTCATGCCGCGTTCCACCAACCCGTGGACCAGCTCGGGGTCGGTCGCGGCCGAGGAGGGGAGTGTCACCATGATGCGGGTTACGCGATCGACCGGTTCCGGGCCAAGCAGCTGCTGTGTTCGGTGGCGGAGCAGTTCGGGACCGTGCTCGACGCTGGTGCCGGTCAGCGGGAGCTGGAGCCTGACGTCACCGAGCATGGCGCAGATCGCCGACCTCACCAAGAGCAAGGTGGCCTCAACATGAGGCTCGCTCCGGCCCAGCGAGGACAGTCCGTAGGCAGCGAGCTGGGCCTGCAGATCGCGGAGATCGCATTGCCGAATTGCCCAATAATGCAGCATGTTTCGAGCGCTTGATAGATTCTCGGGCGCCACGCCCTTCAGCCACCACGACCACACTGATTCAGCTGCGGTCAATCGCGCCAGGAGATCGTCCACGTTGTCGCGCAACTGGCTCAGCTGCCGGCTTGTGGTTGTTACGTCGGTCTGCGTATTTGGCACCTGGGCTCCAATATATTCGACTGCTCCGACGTCCGGCGGCGGTAGCTATTGGGGCGGAATACTATGAGGCTCTCCGGCGGTCGCGACGGTGGAGGCTGCGTCGACTCCGATGTCCAGCCTGAGGTTACGGAGATCTCGACAAGGGTCCTAGGGGCATTGGTCCCCAAGCCCCAGAAGATTCAAACGGGTTCGCGGGAGAGTTCGAGAGTCCGATCCGCGACTCCGCGAACGCGGGGACTTTGGCCTCTGCTGCTCAGCGCCACGGGTGGTCAGACTCGTTGTGGCGTGCAACAGATGCTGCGCCGCAGACCCTAGCACTAAAGGAGGTCACCATGGCTATTCGAGTGGGCGTGAACGGCTTTGGGCGTGTCGGCCGAAACTTCTTTCGCGCGGTGGACGTGCAACGCGCGGCGGGCGCCACCGACATCGAGATCGTCGCGGTGAACGATCTCACGGACAATACGACCCTGGCGCACTTGCTCAAATACGATTCGGTACTTGGCCGCCTACCGCACGACGTATCGGTCGACGGCGACGAACTTGTGGTGGCAGAGCAGCGAATCAAGGCGTGGTCCATCGCTGAGGGGCCAGCCGCCGTGCCGTGGGGAGATGTCGGCGTCGACGTCGTAGTCGAGTCAACCGGTCGGTTCACCGCCGCGGAGCAGGCCCGGGGTCACCTGCACGGCGGAGCGAAGAAGGTGGTGGTGTCCGCGACGTCGAAGGGCGCGGACCTCACCGTCGTTATGGGTGTCAACCACCGCGACTACGACGGCACGCAGACCATCGTCTCCAACGCCTCGTGTACTACGAATTGCCTGGCGCCGATGGCGAAGGTGCTTGACGAGGTGTTCGGAATCGAGCGCGGGCTGATGACGACGATTCACGCCTACACCCCGGATCAGAACCTCCAGGACGGTCCGCACCGCGACCTCCGACGCGCCCGTGCCGCGGCGATCAACGTGGTGCCGACGTCTACCGGGGCGGCACGCGCGATCAGCGTGGTGCTGCCCCAGCTCGAGGGCCGGCTCGACGGGTACGCGCTGCGGGTGCCGGTGCCCACCGGTTCAGCGACCGATCTGACCGCTATCGTCCGTGAGCCGGCAACCGCCGAGGCCGTCAACGCCGCATTCGCTGCCGCCGCCGTTCGTGAACTGCAAGGCTTCCTCACCTACACCGAGGATCCGATCGTCTCCTCCGACATCGTGACCGACCCGTCGTCGTGCATCTTTGACGCCGGGCTCACCAAAGTCACCGGTGATCTGGTGAAGATCGTCGGCTGGTACGACAACGAGTGGGGTTATTCCCACCGCCTCGCCGACCTGACCGGCCTGGTGGCGTCCACCCTCTGAGTCGCTACACCAGTCGACCGCCGCGCCAGCGGGCCGGCGGCTCGGTGCGCTTATCGCTCAAGAACCTGGATTGGGGCTGAATGTCAGAACCTCACCCAGTGGCCGCCGCGGCGTCATCGGGGCCGCCTCGGTGGGGCCGAGTGCTTCGCCGACACGGATCAGGAGTTGCGGCATCGCCGCCCGTCCGATCAGAGTCGCGATGAGATCGCGGCTGGCCCACAGCTCGGTGAGTTGGGTCAGAGTGCACGTTGCCATCCCGGCTAACGTGCACTCCAACAGCACCGACGACAACGCTTCGCCACACCGCAGCGCGTCATCGGGCGTGTCCTCGTCGGTCGACAGAACGAGCACGGTGGACTGGTCTTGCCCGAGGGGGGTATGCCGATCGTTGTGCGGGCTAACGGGGAAGGACCTTCCTATGTCGACCTGATCGTTCTCGGCTGACGACAACAGTGAGGTGCGCGGAATTCCGTCGGTGTTCTCGAAATGACCTGTCCACCAGTCTAATTCGGTATGGTACGAGGTATCGTATAGCCGCAACGACTCGGTGAGTCGCGACGCCCGGGCCAATTGTGGCCGCAGCTCGTCGGGGATCACGTCGAGGTGAATGGTGGCGCTATCGACGGCTGCCTGCAGCCTCGGTTCCAAGGCTGTCCAGTTACTCGGCGGGGAGAAGGGGAGCCGATCGGTGCGGCGGTGTGCGATGGCGTCGGCCCGTCGGCGATGGTCGTCGGTGACGGGGCGCTGCGGGCCGAGATCGACTGACGCGAGAAGATCGGAGTTGTCCGGGTCGGGAAAGCGATCGACCTGGCTTGCCCACCCTGCAGCGGCCAACGCGACGCGCAGGTGGTCGAGTACGGCGCCGCAGCTGATCAGCGCCTCGCGGCCCGATTTGTCGGCGGCCGGCAGGCTGCGGCTTTCATCGATGTAGAGGAGCAACCGTGAGCCGGTGGCAACCCACTGCCAGGGCTGGCTGTTGTGCAACGACGGCGCCCGGCAGGCCAACTGCACGGCGTCCCTGAGTACGTCGATGTCCACCAACGCATCCGGCATGTTCGACCTCCAATCTAAGGTCAATCCTGGAATACGACCGTGGACAGCACCAGGGTCGTTGGTCCTCGAGTCCAACATAGGCACGGTGGAACAGGAGAACGTGGCATGAAACAGGCTCACCTCGGCGACTTGCAGGTCGGGCGTATCGGCTTGGGCGCGATGGGTATGTCCGCCGCGTACTCGATCGGCGGCTTTGACGACGCCGAATCCATCCGCACGGTGCACCGCGCCATCGATCTCGGCGTCACGCTGATCGACACCGCGGAGATCTACGGCCCCTTCGTCAACGAGGAGCTGCTCGCCCGAGCCCTGGAGGGCCGGCGTGACCGCGTGGTGCTGGCCACCAAGTTCGGCCTGATCTCGCACACCGGACGCAACGGCCTCGACAGCAGCCCCGCCAGCATCCGCGTCGCGGTCGACGGATCGCTGAAAAGGCTGGCGACCGACCACATTGACCTCTACTACCAACACCGTCTTGATCGCGATACCCCGATCGAAGACACCGTGGGGGCGCTGGCCGAGTTGGTCGCCGCCGGCAAAGTTCGGCACATCGGTCTTTCCGAGGTCGGGGTCGACACCATCCGCCGCGCGCACGCGGTGCACCCGATCGCCGCCGTGCAATCGGAGTACTCGCTGTGGACCCGCGATCCCGAAGACGGGATCCTGGCGGTGCTGCGCGAACTGGGCATCGGGTTCGTCCCATACTCACCGCTGGGCCGTGGGTTCCTCACCGGCGCAATACGATCCAACGCGGAGCTTCCCGATACCGACTACCGTAAGACCAACCCGCGCTTCTTCGACGAGAACTTCCAGCACAACCTGCGCAGCGCGGACGAGCTGCGCGAGATCAGCACCGACATCGGCGCCACTCCGGCTCAGGTCGCACTGGCCTGGCTGCTGGCCAAGGGGCCCGACATCGTGCCCATTCCGGGGACCAAAAAGGTTGCGCGCCTTGAGGAAAACGTCGGTGCCGACGGCGTCGAACTCCCGCCCGAGCAGCTCTCCCGGCTGGACCAACTCACCCCGGCCGCCGGAGGCCATCACGCCGAAGCGCAAATGGGGTGGATCGACCGCTAGTCGCTGGCTACAACGAACGTTTCAGCGCGGCAACGGTTTCCAGGTCGTCGAGAGCCGCAACCCCGCGTCGCAAGCCCTCCATCGCGATATCTTCGACCTGCATTCCGCCCATGCCCGCGGTGATCAACGGGGCGACATACGCATACAGCGCACCCTGCCGGTAGCGCAGCCAGAGGTCGTCGCCGTCCAGATCGGGTCCACCGGCCGCGGCCAGTGCCTGTCGATAGATGTCGAGAAGTTCGCGCTGAGCGGTCTGGCGGTCTTCAGGCGTCAGGCTGGTGATCAGCGTATAGGCCAGTTCGCGGGACGGATGGCCGCGTCGCACGGCCTGCCAATCCAGTAGCCCGGCCTCGCCATCGCGGAAGTACATGTTGCCCGGGTGGGCGTCGCCGTGCATGACGGTATGCGGTGCAGTGTCGATGACCGCGGCGACCGCGCGGTAGTTCTCGGCGATGAAGCGGCCGTTCTCCACCGGGATCGAGGTCCGCCCGCTGAGTCGCTTCATCGAGGTGGTCATCAGTGAACCGGTCAACAGCGAGGTGACGTCGCCCGACGGCGTGTAGAGCCAGCCCAGCGGCCCGCGCCCGGTTGGGCGCATGCGGTCCCAGAAGGTTCCGTGCAGGGTCGCCAGCAACTCGACGATAAGGCCGGCCTGATCGGTGGACAGCGGGTGCAACGTGTCGGGAAAGACGCACGACTCGGGCAGGTCTTCCAGCACCAGTAGGTAGCGACCGGTCCAGGTGTCGAAGGCCGCGCCATAGGCGGCCGGGACGCCGGAGAGTTCGGGGGCGAGCTGACTGTAGAAGCGCACCTCGGTATTGCCCAGCCGGCCCAGCTCACCCATCAACCGGGTGGCGGCGGTCTGCGCCGTGATCTTGACGAAGACCGACTCCGGGACGTCATCGCCGGTCAGCACCAGCCGGGCGCGCGATGATGTGCCGGCATCGCTGTTGAGCACCCGGATCGACCTGATATTGCGGCCCACCACGCGCGAAAGCGCCGCGGTGTTGAGGTCGCTGACCGTGCGGGGCAGTCCCGCTCGGCTGCCGACGACCGCGTCGGCGGTCACCCGGCCGATTCCCCGGCCGAGGTGTGCGGCCAGCCCGACGACGGAAATGGCCTGTTCAACCGTGTTTGTCATGACTGTTCCATCCCTGGGTGCGCCGCCGCCGGATCCAGGGAGTGGCGCGCGCGTATGAGTTGCCAAGACAAAAATAGCTCAATGTCTGGACATCAGACAAAGTGAGACTAATGTCTGATCTGTGGCACCAGGGCCCGTACCAGGAATTGCTCGACGAATTCGCGCTTGTCAGCAACCGGGCGGAGTCGCCACGCCGGCGCCAGCAGGAACAACGTCGTCGTGCTCAGCCATTGCACGATTGAGCGGGGGTCGAGGTCGGTGTAGAGCTTGCCCGCGTCCTTCCACCGCTGCAGCAGCGGGCCGTAGTGCGCCAACATCAACTCCACCATCGGGTCGGACCCCAGCTGCAGAGCCGCGGGTACGGCGGTGCTCTCCGCGGCGAACAGTGCCTCGTTCAACGGGTTGCCCGCCACCGACTCCACCCGCGCCAACACCATCTCGGGTAACGAGCGCACCGGGTCGTCGGGGTGCCGCAGCGAGCCGACCAACTCGCCCAACGCCGTGTCGACCCGCGCCAGCATCAAACCCAGCAGGACCTCGTCGCGGTTGGGGAAGTAGCGATACACCGTCGAACGGGATACCCCAGCCTCATCGGCCACCTCGGCCATTCGGATCTGGGCGTTGCCCCGACGCACGATGCAGCGGCCCGCAGCGTCCAGCAGACGCCGCCGCGCCTCCTCGTCATCGAGGATCGCGCGGTCGTCGCCCCACCACCGGCTCGGCTCCATTGCAGCGATAGTAGGGGATGTGTTGTGCCATTGAGTATCTGATGCGCGAGTTTCGTCAAAAATTTCCATCGATCTGGCGTGATCGCTAAAACCGTTCGATGACAGTCGATTTCGTTATCAGGCAGAAAGGCAATTCATGGGTTACAGCGCCGCCGACGAGTCATTCACCCATCAGCTGCCAACGACATTCGATCAGGTGCATGATCCCGATCCGACATGGTCGGACCGCTGCTACTTCTTCGCCGCCTCGCCCGACGGCACCCTGCTGCTGGCCAGCGGGTACGGCAACAACCCGAACACCGGCACCGGGTTGGGATACGTCAAGGTCAGCCTCGCCGACGGCCGGCACTGGGATCTGCTGGCTGGCCGCCCCATCGGCGACGATCGCGGCGATCTGAGTGCCGGGCCGATGCGCTGGACCTGTGTCGAGCCCCTGAAGAAGTGGCGTCTCGACGTGGAGCCCAACGACTCCGGCATCGCGTGGGAGCTCTATTACGAGCCCACCGCGCCGATGTGGGAGTTGTTGCCGATGAAGGTGCACGACTCCGACGGCCGGATGCTGGCCGACATGTACCACATGAAAGAGCCGGGGCGCTGGACCGGCTGGGTACAGATCGACGGCGAGCGGATCAGTGTCGACGGCTTCCATGGCGGGCGGGATCGCACCTTCGGGGTACGTGTCTCGGACAAGATTGATTTCTGGTTGTGGCTCGACGCCGGCTTCGAAGACCGTGCGATCGAAGCGTGGATCATCGAATCATCCGATGGCACAGTCAACTACGTGGACGGCGGTATCACCCACAGTGACGGCACGCTGT
This window of the Mycobacterium sp. 050128 genome carries:
- a CDS encoding pyruvate kinase, yielding MPNTQTDVTTTSRQLSQLRDNVDDLLARLTAAESVWSWWLKGVAPENLSSARNMLHYWAIRQCDLRDLQAQLAAYGLSSLGRSEPHVEATLLLVRSAICAMLGDVRLQLPLTGTSVEHGPELLRHRTQQLLGPEPVDRVTRIMVTLPSSAATDPELVHGLVERGMNIARINCAHDDAETWRCMAQHVRQAATATGRVCLVAMDLAGPKLRTGPLEPGPRCVKLRPRRNALGQETAPARAWLTAAEHPIEPPEAGMVSLPVSGEWLSRRHDDDVLLLHDTRGAKRSLALKAVDQKPGVPAGFVVVTDKTTYLATGTELRVRGVKDSTHLGELPQTEQSLVLHRGDILELTSDCSPAPLITESVPRIGCTLPEIFDHAQVGDKVHFDDGRIGGAIVSVGPGVLRLRIDHAADTGSRLRGGKGVNVPDTSLPISALTEKDLSDLSTVVELADLVELSFVRNPSDVEQLLDALCSLGGDSLGIVLKIETRQAFEHLPQLVLTAMRHPRVGVMIARGDLAVECGYERLAELQEEILWLCEAAHLPVIWATQILEQLAKTGNPSRAEISDAAMSERAECAMLNKGPYINDAVVALDSILRRMTDHHYKKNALLGSLHSWHPGSHRD
- the gap gene encoding type I glyceraldehyde-3-phosphate dehydrogenase, which encodes MAIRVGVNGFGRVGRNFFRAVDVQRAAGATDIEIVAVNDLTDNTTLAHLLKYDSVLGRLPHDVSVDGDELVVAEQRIKAWSIAEGPAAVPWGDVGVDVVVESTGRFTAAEQARGHLHGGAKKVVVSATSKGADLTVVMGVNHRDYDGTQTIVSNASCTTNCLAPMAKVLDEVFGIERGLMTTIHAYTPDQNLQDGPHRDLRRARAAAINVVPTSTGAARAISVVLPQLEGRLDGYALRVPVPTGSATDLTAIVREPATAEAVNAAFAAAAVRELQGFLTYTEDPIVSSDIVTDPSSCIFDAGLTKVTGDLVKIVGWYDNEWGYSHRLADLTGLVASTL
- a CDS encoding Acg family FMN-binding oxidoreductase codes for the protein MPDALVDIDVLRDAVQLACRAPSLHNSQPWQWVATGSRLLLYIDESRSLPAADKSGREALISCGAVLDHLRVALAAAGWASQVDRFPDPDNSDLLASVDLGPQRPVTDDHRRRADAIAHRRTDRLPFSPPSNWTALEPRLQAAVDSATIHLDVIPDELRPQLARASRLTESLRLYDTSYHTELDWWTGHFENTDGIPRTSLLSSAENDQVDIGRSFPVSPHNDRHTPLGQDQSTVLVLSTDEDTPDDALRCGEALSSVLLECTLAGMATCTLTQLTELWASRDLIATLIGRAAMPQLLIRVGEALGPTEAAPMTPRRPLGEVLTFSPNPGS
- a CDS encoding aldo/keto reductase, producing the protein MKQAHLGDLQVGRIGLGAMGMSAAYSIGGFDDAESIRTVHRAIDLGVTLIDTAEIYGPFVNEELLARALEGRRDRVVLATKFGLISHTGRNGLDSSPASIRVAVDGSLKRLATDHIDLYYQHRLDRDTPIEDTVGALAELVAAGKVRHIGLSEVGVDTIRRAHAVHPIAAVQSEYSLWTRDPEDGILAVLRELGIGFVPYSPLGRGFLTGAIRSNAELPDTDYRKTNPRFFDENFQHNLRSADELREISTDIGATPAQVALAWLLAKGPDIVPIPGTKKVARLEENVGADGVELPPEQLSRLDQLTPAAGGHHAEAQMGWIDR
- a CDS encoding phosphotransferase, with amino-acid sequence MTNTVEQAISVVGLAAHLGRGIGRVTADAVVGSRAGLPRTVSDLNTAALSRVVGRNIRSIRVLNSDAGTSSRARLVLTGDDVPESVFVKITAQTAATRLMGELGRLGNTEVRFYSQLAPELSGVPAAYGAAFDTWTGRYLLVLEDLPESCVFPDTLHPLSTDQAGLIVELLATLHGTFWDRMRPTGRGPLGWLYTPSGDVTSLLTGSLMTTSMKRLSGRTSIPVENGRFIAENYRAVAAVIDTAPHTVMHGDAHPGNMYFRDGEAGLLDWQAVRRGHPSRELAYTLITSLTPEDRQTAQRELLDIYRQALAAAGGPDLDGDDLWLRYRQGALYAYVAPLITAGMGGMQVEDIAMEGLRRGVAALDDLETVAALKRSL
- a CDS encoding TetR/AcrR family transcriptional regulator → MEPSRWWGDDRAILDDEEARRRLLDAAGRCIVRRGNAQIRMAEVADEAGVSRSTVYRYFPNRDEVLLGLMLARVDTALGELVGSLRHPDDPVRSLPEMVLARVESVAGNPLNEALFAAESTAVPAALQLGSDPMVELMLAHYGPLLQRWKDAGKLYTDLDPRSIVQWLSTTTLFLLAPAWRLRPVADKREFVEQFLVRALVPQIRH
- a CDS encoding DUF7064 domain-containing protein; this translates as MGYSAADESFTHQLPTTFDQVHDPDPTWSDRCYFFAASPDGTLLLASGYGNNPNTGTGLGYVKVSLADGRHWDLLAGRPIGDDRGDLSAGPMRWTCVEPLKKWRLDVEPNDSGIAWELYYEPTAPMWELLPMKVHDSDGRMLADMYHMKEPGRWTGWVQIDGERISVDGFHGGRDRTFGVRVSDKIDFWLWLDAGFEDRAIEAWIIESSDGTVNYVDGGITHSDGTLSKRFVKIEHDVEFDGDRKRPARAVLVFTDEDGNAYRVTADTPHQDVNAYYGLPMAHCQYQDLGGGAYFIHFQWDSNDPAQLGETEDKSMALDQLMRFELDGDTGWGIFELLMGGQGYVRYPNWAAMDMSAFTQDRTLVERLADDGVRQ